A window of the Paralichthys olivaceus isolate ysfri-2021 chromosome 5, ASM2471397v2, whole genome shotgun sequence genome harbors these coding sequences:
- the tnrc18 gene encoding trinucleotide repeat-containing gene 18 protein, giving the protein MDGRDFGPPRSVHVPPPLLAGLAMESHRLGAAAAAGRIPPSPGHLGASHPPPLHSGKFLPSAINLHPHHSDAFPTGSSPFLSGYPGPSPLTSEPAYRSANPSSLQMAQLWASHAHEGYPPLPSSLYSSPYLSLGHLEPPSLSQNPLYDSHKESFYLPASLSQSPLHPPAAPPSALSNSTPPQRTSRDCGRDRLYRAERERERDRERERSREEQRPHSVVDLTQDGRSEEERRARSGDREREKERDRDTERDRDGWSFHSHLHQQKSHSHPSTVEARSRPSPLQPSFPSAGGGGRFHVPETDRRSRDEEGGSRPHHNHNSNSQSDRLRRSDSVATSAANLQISYALPPVLAGLPHPSTPRDPNREQRVTAPTYVPSVEVYDERAGPIQIASQARDKHRERERERERERERERERERERERDRERERERDRERERESYRFPERSLMDHPRLSQSGDSNNQREEGSVICSNGSIGKRGQDTSYSSSQSRFSPETRDTSKHSIRLGIERAGAEPKWNNISPLANYATTHMAALAAQHGHTLSSPHSQPTQTNVKQMSPHTSHRPNNNPHPHSHSPQTHTSQHGHGRSGEEGSQRRYLDPSALYRPGGSLVGGSSGGERVVGAESDPPEVSAMQSLIKYSGNFAAEGPGSSRLAADGRGPFGGLGNIGMDGERERDREKERDRERERERERVLVGSGGSGALRVPPQLKREQERPDSARSFGREGEGEVRHPPVGIAVAVARQRDSGSSSKPTSGPSDTQRPHLQTAIKDEERGEERARHHEERLLAGRLEREQEKVLRESKELAEFTQMHPPPLSGGLTPSMMAPSLMNPNLMVTGGAALTGAGRWPPDHSTLTSHPWMPRPGAPPVWLSSSPYSLGPSSLHQTLPPGYPPSLPGSLPPSYQFARDPQSGQLIVIPTEHLQHYGGDVLERGAPVWSGVYGTGSSLQHAAQLQLLSQHQMLRQQELLMIQQHTAQVLELQRSAQFVERLKASEHRSDIEDKADKRNTDPKPRPSSISSPSPSPVLHPRKPPRPSRSPTPSTSSLTPLPLLPSPVTTLKSEEAGQRVLVHSPTPLPHPPSPRSASPPPSSPRRPKQEAAEEEVGRREQRERQKPGSAPFQGIYPDLPPGYPYQSVTAPFGSPFPSYHIPAPTGTNTELVPAHRSRSPPSAAPLPLAHLHSRLLDTDIKPQKLERSKTGSFLKQEPGVERPLLDVAPEPLGPLRCSSVRASQDRETDVEVSKPRPQPQPLHVPSPPLQQGERLEDVREEEKEQIKIEVSSYSCQATYPPPPPLTEAEPNQKAMKDPEQTRHPPCITADSDCEESAQKTVLLQQTASAACEQERPDTPIDSHTPHQKEIVPETPVYPPATSNSPLPLVFGPEDPMAGMLALLTASEMANQTRPDTPPAPILLPQIEILPVGADCSSAGPLEMVALEGMALLSQMAQREMEHIRQDQDLTLEGLDCLLEASRQILLEAIEKQSHIDLPRTLDPNKKYSWRQRKEEPLYSKMSVDMMDAVEVEYRVRLAELQKTYKEKQREMSKLQRRRDKHERLQQEDERRSLTRRGRGRPRKRKLLATPPKLDSRPGKVGRTVQYSEDSEAGEGQRKRFRVSREEEETEAGSGGVKVKKKKKKKKSWTDQEPSTSHALEVLKAKRGHVCEQEQLASDLDRALSLSQLSSLSASRKLVSNAKLDKSKGKSADGRMKEHAIHSAAKGGKHKMAAKASTSETIQKVKGQKKTALFSPMRSELSSCSNNSDSEEHNSARGGWPPLSGTRSHGNLTRKRRPASSPTSLLSSQKSQKKKHKHLSLLLEEAGLSSSDDSFDQGTSDDEDDEEESDSDDGGCEESGLGMLARFAANAIPVSSAPLSLLHDGKHRSRQSTLGSSEYEWSDSGSDLRLRKFPSLLHGKRSAPELPLLPPATRRTDQTSPTKRDEAPVKRKPLPKPRPSPRSPRRFSFDLGSSHGFGGFSEDEAWSRRRSERIFLHDATTSATQMSVSGPGSVSQSSSSSSSSSSGPPLTPKPAPRPKPTPPSKDVVKKKKLKDSPLPVSPSALCSPITDVPVPLGLSPTRKSQPKAKSKTREPSRGAVSRLMESMAADEDFEPNQDSSFSEDELVPPRSHGVSERSSEPAPVQCVLDKDSLVDGLRVLIPMDDQLLYAGHVNTVHSPDIYSVVVEGERGNRPHIYCLEQLLQEAIIDVKPPSVRYLPEGTRIAAYWSQQYRCLYPGTVVNGSSDIDENDDLITVEFDDGDTGRIPLSHIRLLPPDYKIHCAEPSPALLVTSCSRRRVRKCSKEGKEAGTKPEETAPKIRGKPGRKPKPKPETSMTADGREKTDPPPSSTQPAERPQAPAKPAQERTSSVQKAGQEKPRPASRPTMGTQSKPGRKSSTTSPTSSPTLPSPVPRKISSAPASKPARALPPSLYPSTYGKVLTVDLYSEPNLSSYNNQRRERENISTVSPTTNRPTSRPMATSSGTKPGVLSAARPTSASTPKTKPSSEHHGSCRPSLNSGLLPSPISRLPTSKPSSSLAPRPSSSSLSSSSAPRPKLKMPSDQLSSSSRPRPKPSPGQSDGGGSAVRRKPVSAEPLVKLDHEGVTSPKTKKTKALMLLEGRGIRRDHAPITTASPNQKPLKAKLRAPDRDTGLPEKDSTYKAPMLAKEKADSRGGGGRGQEVDTREEKVKKEERKEVEKRKERKMKEESHSSSSSESEEEGDKGKMKKKKKCTSSCSSSSSSCSGSSSSSSSSSSSSSSSSTDDSSCSSDEERTTSPPPGPVSPPPAQDKSKEETKEEEEEEEEEEEEEEEEEVKEEAEIKMEEEEELSPPSESPSPSTSPSPAAPAPSKPGKPATGKGSGQRGRPPKPKPIGGEGKVGRPKRREGVHLPTTKELAKRQRLPSVENRPKISAFLPARQLWKWFGKPTQRRGMKGKAKKLFYKAIVRGREMIRIGDCAVFLSAGRPNLPFIGRIQSMWESWGSNMVVRVNWFYHPEETNPGKKLTDKKNWDQMCGQSLPAALHSSIQRKDFMERALYQSSHSDENDVQTVSHKCLVVSVDEYEQMTHTRRYADSEDLYYLAGTYEPTTGMIFNTDGVPVIC; this is encoded by the exons GCGATGCCTTCCCGACAGGCTCCAGTCCCTTCCTGTCTGGTTATCCAGGCCCCTCCCCCCTGACCTCTGAACCTGCGTACAGATCGGCCAATCCCAGCAGCCTGCAGATGGCTCAGCTCTGGGCATCACACGCTCATGAAG gctaCCCCCCGCTGCCCAGCAGCCTGTACTCCAGCCCCTACCTGTCCCTGGGGCACCTTGAACCTCCCTCGCTGTCCCAGAACCCTCTCTACGACTCACATAAAG aGAGTTTCTACCTGCCAGCCTCCTTGAGCCAgtctcctctccatcctccggCTGCGCCCCCGTCCGCCCTGTCCAACTCCACGCCCCCTCAGAGGACGTCCCGGGACTGCGGTAGGGACCGGCTCTACCGggcggagagggagagagagagggacagggagCGCGAGCGGTCAAGAGAGGAGCAGCGACCTCACAGTGTGGTGGACCTGACGCAAGATGGGCGGAGCGAGGAGGAGCGCCGGGCGAGGAGCGGTGACCGGGAGCGCGAGAAAGAAAGGGACCGGGAcacggagagagacagagatggttGGTCTTTTCATTCTCACCTCCACCAGCAGAAATCACACTCTCATCCCTCCACAGTGGAGGCCAGATCCAGGCCTTCTCCTCTACAGCCCTCCTTCCCTTCAGCTGGGGGTGGGGGCAGGTTCCATGTACCAGAAACGGACAGGAGGAGTCGGGATGAAGAGGGCGGCTCTCGACCCCATCACAACCATAACTCAAACTCTCAATCCGACAGACTGAGACGGAGCGATTCTGTGGCCACTTCAGCTGCGAACCTCCAAATCTCCTACGCCCTTCCCCCTGTGCTTGCTGGTCTGCCTCACCCCTCCACGCCCAGAGACCCTAACAGAGAACAGCGAGTCACCGCACCGACATATGTGCCTTCTGTGGAGGTTTACGACGAGCGGGCCGGGCCTATCCAGATCGCCTCACAGGCCCGCGACAAACACAGAGAGCGTGAgcgggagagagaaagggagcgtgagcgggagagagaaagggagcgtgagcgggagagagacagggagcgTGAacgggagagagacagagagcgtgAACGGGAGAGCTACAGGTTTCCTGAGAGGAGCCTGATGGATCATCCTCGACTCTCCCAGTCCGGCGATTCAAACAATCAAAGAGAGGAAGGTTCAGTCATTTGTTCCAATGGTTCCATTGGTAAACGAGGCCAGGACACATCGTACTCCTCCAGTCAATCAAGGTTCAGCCCAGAAACCAGGGACACCTCCAAACACTCAATCCGATTGGGTATAGAGCGTGCAGGGGCGGAGCCTAAGTGGAATAACATCAGCCCATTGGCTAATTATGCCACGACTCACATGGCTGCTCTGGCAGCTCAGCAcggacacacactctcctccccCCACAGCcaaccaacacaaacaaatgtcaaacaaatgtcCCCACACACAAGTCACCGTCCCAACAACAACCCACACCCCCACAGCCATTCTCCCCAGACTCACACCTCCCAACATGGACATGGGCGTTCAGGTGAGGAGGGGAGTCAGAGACGCTACCTGGACCCATCAGCTCTCTACCGACCCGGGGGGTCACTGGTAGGAGGGTCCAGTGGGGGCGAGCGAGTTGTGGGGGCCGAATCAGACCCCCCGGAGGTTTCAGCCATGCAGAGTCTGATCAAATACAGTGGAAACTTTGCTGCTGAAGGTCCTGGGTCATCCAGGCTTGCCGCGGATGGCCGAGGGCCGTTTGGGGGTCTGGGTAACATTGGCATGGatggtgaaagagagagggaccgGGAAAAAGAGCGAGAccgggaaagagaaagagagagggaaagggtaTTGGTCGGATCTGGGGGTTCAGGGGCGTTGAGGGTTCCCCCCCAGCTGAAGAGGGAGCAGGAGCGGCCGGACAGCGCTCGCTCTTTTGGCCGGGAAGGGGAGGGCGAGGTGCGGCACCCTCCGGTTGGCATCGCTGTCGCTGTGGCCCGACAGAGGGACAGTGGGAGCAGCAGTAAACCAACCAGTGGAccctcagacacacagagacccCACCTGCAAACAGCTATTAAAG ATGAGGAGCGAGGGGAGGAGCGCGCTCGTCACCACGAAGAGAGACTGCTGGCCGGCCGACTGGAGCGTGAGCAGGAGAAAGTGCTCAG AGAGTCCAAAGAGCTGGCGGAGTTTACTCAGATGCATCCTCCTCCTTTGTCTGGCGGCCTGACGCCCAGTATGATGGCACCCAGTCTCATGAACCCCAACCTTATGGTGACAGGAGGGGCCGCCCTGACAGGGGCAGGGCGTTGGCCTCCAGACCACTCGACTCTGACCTCCCACCCGTGGATGCCCCGGCCAGGAGCCCCCCCAGTCTGGCTCTCCAGCTCCccataca GCCTCGGTCCCTCCTCACTCCACCAGACTCTCCCTCCAGGTTACCCACCCTCTCTGCCAGGCTCCTTACCTCCATCGTACCAGTTTGCCAGGGACCCACAGTCTGGACAGCTAATAGTCATTCCTACTGAGCACCTGCAACACTACG GAGGCGATGTACTGGAGCGTGGAGCCCCGGTGTGGTCGGGGGTGTACGGTACGGGCAGCTCGCTGCAGCACGCGgcccagctccagctcctctcccaGCACCAGATGCTGCGGCAACAGGAGCTGCTCATGATCCAGCAGCACACAGCTCAGgtcctggagctgcagagaagcGCACAGTTTGTC GAGCGTTTAAAGGCCAGCGAGCACCGGTCAGACATAGAAGACAAGGCAGACAAGCGGAACACAGACCCCAAACCCAGACCCTCCTCAATATCCTCCCCATCGCCTTCACCCGTCCTGCATCCTCGCAAACCTCCCCGCCCCTCTCGCTCGCCAACACCTTCTACGTCCTCCCTCACCCCGCTGCCTCTGCTCCCCTCACCTGTGACCACGCTCAAGTCAGAGGAGGCGGGGCAGAGAGTGTTGGTGCACTCGCCGACCCCACTGCCGCACCCACCTTCCCCCCGCTCTGCTTCGCCGCCCCCGTCTTCGCCACGGCGGCCTAAACAGGAGGcggctgaggaggaggtgggacggagggagcagagggagagacagaaaccgGGCTCTGCCCCCTTTCAGGGCATCTATCCTG ATCTCCCTCCAGGTTACCCTTACCAGTCTGTCACCGCCCCATTTGGCTCCCCTTTCCCTTCTTATCACATCCCAGCACCCACAGGGACAAACACAGAGCTAGTCCCAGCCCACCGCTCCCGCTCTCCACCCTCAGCTGCCCCTTTGCCCTTAGCACACCTCCATTCAAGGCTACTGGACACAGACATTAAGCCACAGAAACTAGAGCGATCAAAGACCGGATCATTCCTCAAACAGGAACCCGGTGTGGAGCGGCCTCTGCTGGATGTGGCGCCAGAACCTCTGGGTCCCCTTCGCTGCAGCTCTGTGCGAGCCAGTCAAGACAGAGAGACTGATGTGGAAGTATCTAAGCCCCGGCCTCAGCCGCAACCTCTGCACGTCCCCAGTCCTCCACTGCAACAAGGTGAAAGGCTGGAAGACgtcagggaggaagagaaggaacaaATCAAGATCGAGGTTTCATCTTACTCATGCCAGGCAACGTatcctccaccccctccactCACAGAAGCTGAGCCCAATCAAAAGGCCATGAAGGATCCAGAGCAAACACGACACCCACCGTGCATCACTGCAGATTCAGACTGTGAGGAATCTGCTCAGAAGACTGTTCTTCTGCAGCAGACCGCCAGCGCTGCGTGTGAACAAGAACGACCAGACACTCCAATCGACTCACACACTCCCCATCAGAAAGAAATTGTTCCAGAGACCCCTGTTTATCCGCCTGCCACTTCCAACTCTCCGCTCCCGCTGGTCTTCGGCCCTGAGGATCCCATGGCAGGGATGCTCGCCCTGCTGACAGCCAGCGAGATGGCCAATCAGACCCGCCCTGACACCCCACCCGCCCCAATACTCCTACCGCAGATAGAAATCCTTCCTGTGGGCGCTGACTGCAGCAGTGCGGGGCCTCTGGAGATGGTGGCGCTTGAGGGGATGGCCCTGCTCAGCCAAATGGcccagagagagatggagcacATCCGCCAGGACCAAG ATCTGACATTAGAGGGTCTGGATTGTCTTCTCGAGGCCAGCAGACAGATCCTGTTGGAGGCCATAGAGAAACAGTCCCACATCGATCTGCCCAGAACTCTGGACCCCAATAAGAAGTACAGCTGGaggcagaggaaagaggagccg CTGTACAGTAAGATGTCAGTTGACATGATGGACGCGGTGGAAGTGGAATACCGTGTCCGCCTGGCTGAGCTGCAGAAGACGTACAAGGAGAAGCAGCGGGAGATGAGCAAGCTCCAGAGACGCAGAGACAAGCA TGAgcggctgcagcaggaggacgaGAGGCGGAGTCTCACCAGACGGGGCAGAGGACGACCCAGGAAGAGAAAACTTCTGGCCACACCTCCCAAACTGGACAGCAGGCCTGGAAA GGTGGGAAGGACAGTGCAATACTCTGAGGACTCTGAAGCAGGggaaggacagaggaagaggttCCGTGTGTccagggaagaggaagagacggaggcaggaagtggaggagtgaaggtgaaaaagaagaaaaagaagaagaagagctggaCGGACCAGGAGCCATCCACCAGTCACGCTCTGGAG GTGTTGAAGGCAAAGCGCGGCcatgtgtgtgagcaggagCAGCTGGCGTCGGACCTCGACAGAGCGCTCTCGCTCTCGCAGCTCAGCTCGCTCAGCGCATCCCGCAAACTCGTCTCCAACGCGAAACTAGACAAGTCGAAGGGCAAGTCTGCTGACGGCCGGATGAAAGAGCACGCCATTCACTCCGCTGCCAAAGGAGGGAAACACAAGATGGCCGCCAAGGCTTCCACTTCAGAGACCATCCAGAAGGTGAAAGGTCAGAAGAAGACGGCTTTGTTCTCTCCCATGAGATCAGAGCTCAGCAGCTGCTCCAACA ACTCCGATTCAGAGGAGCACAATTCTGCCCGAGGGGGCTGGCCCCCTCTCTCAGGAACGCGTTCCCATGGCAACCTGACCAGGAAGAGGCGGCCTGCGTCGTCGCCGACGTCCCTGCTGTCCAGTCAGAAGtctcagaagaagaaacacaagcacttatccctgctgctggaggaagcGGGCCTCAGCTCCTCAGACGACTCCTTCGACCAAG GAACCTCAGACGACGAAGATGACGAGGAGGAGTCCGATTCAGATGATGGCGGCTGCGAGGAGAGCGGGCTGGGTATGCTGGCCAGGTTTGCAGCGAACGCGATCCCCGTCAGCTCGGCCCCGTTGAGCCTCCTCCATGACGGCAAACACCGCAGCAGGCAAAGCACTCTGG GTTCCTCAGAGTACGAGTGGTCAGACTCTGGCTCAGACTTGCGTTTGAGGAAGTTCCCCTCTCTGCTCCACGGAAAACGCTCCGCCCCAGAGCTGCCGCTGTTGCCCCCTGCAACCCGGCGCACTGACCAGACCAGCCCCACCAAGCGAGATGAAGCGCCAGTCAAACGCAAGCCCCTGCCCAAACCCCGCCCCTCGCCGAGATCGCCCCGAAGATTTAGCTTCGACCTCGGCAGCAGCCACGGGTTCGGAGGCTTCAGCGAGGACGAGGCCTGGAGCCGACGACGCAGCGAGAGGATTTTCCTCCATGACGCCACCACCTCAGCGACTCAGATGTCTGTGTCAGGCCCTGGATCCGTCAGTcagagctcctcctcctcctcatcctccagctcAGGCCCACCTCTGACCCCAAAGCCCGCCCCCAGACCCAAACCCACTCCGCCCAGCAAAGACGTGGTGAAA aaaaagaagctgaaggACTCTCCTCTGCCTGTGAGCCCGTCCGCCCTGTGCAGTCCAATCACAGACGTCCCCGTGCCGCTGGGCCTCAGCCCGACGCGCAAGAGCCAACCAAAAGCCAAGAGCAAGACCAGAGAG ccTTCCAGAGGAGCGGTGAGCCGGCTGATGGAGAGCATGGCGGCAGACGAAGACTTCGAGCCCAACCAGGACAGCAGCTTCAGCGAAGACGAACTTGTCCCTCCGCGCAGCCACGGTGTATCAGAGAGGTCCTCCGAACCcg CTCCGGTGCAGTGTGTGTTGGATAAGGATTCTTTGGTGGATGGACTCAGAGTTCTGATCCCGATGGACGACCAGCTGCTGTACGCCGGACACGTGAACACGGTGCACTCCCCTGACAT ATACAGcgtggtggtggagggagagagaggaaaccgACCACACATCTACTGCTTGGAACAACTGCTGCAGGAAGCT ATCATCGATGTGAAGCCTCCGTCCGTGCGCTATCTCCCAGAGGGCACTCGAATCGCTGCGTACTGGAGCCAGCAATACCGCTGCCTGTACCCCGGGACTGTTGTCAATG GAAGTTCAGATATTGACGAGAATGACGATCTGATCACGGTGGAGTTTGACGATGGCGACACAGGCCGCATCCCCCTCTCACACATCAGGCTGCTGCCGCCCGACTACAAGATCCACT GTGCTGAGCCGTCCCCCGCGCTGCTCGTGACCAGCTGCTCCAGGAGGAGAGTCCGCAAATGCAGCAAAGAGGGAAAAGAAGCCGGAACGAAGCCAGAGGAGACGGCTCCGAAGATCAGAGGGAAACCTGGTCGCAAACCCAAACCCAAACCAG AAACCTCCATGACCGCGGATGGCCGAGAGAAAACTGATCCTCCACCTTCCTCCACCCAGCCGGCAGAGAGACCCCAGGCTCCGGCTAAACCTGCCCAGGAGAGGACCTCCTCCGTTCAGAAGGCGGGTCAAGAGAAGCCGCGCCCTGCATCCCGGCCGACAATGGGGACGCAGTCAAAACCAGGCCGCAAAAGCTCCACCACGTCCCCCACAAGTAGCCCGACCCTCCCCAGCCCGGTGCCCAGGAAGATCAGCTCGGCGCCTGCTTCTAAACCAGCTCgcgctctccctccctccctctaccCGTCCACTTACGGAAAAGTGCTGACGGTAGACCTGTACAGTGAACCCAACCTCAGCTCGTACAACAACCAgcgcagagaaagagaaaatatcagCACAGTCAGTCCCACCACCAACAGACCCACGTCCAGACCCATGGCCACGTCTTCTGGGACCAAGCCCGGTGTCTTATCTGCGGCCAGACCCACTTCTGCCTCCACACCCAAAACCAAACCCTCCTCGGAACATCACGGCAGCTGCAGACCCAGCCTCAACTCTGGACTCCTTCCCAGCCCCATCTCCAGGCTACCAACATCCAAACCCAGCTCTTCTCTGGCTCCTAGaccttcatcatcctcattgTCTTCATCGTCGGCCCCCAGACCCAAACTAAAGATGCCGTCAGACCAgctgtcctccagctccagacCCAGGCCCAAGCCCAGCCCGGGGCAAAGTGACGGCGGAGGCTCGGCAGTGAGGCGAAAGCCTGTGTCTGCAGAGCCCCTCGTGAAACTGGACCACGAAGGTGTGACCTCGCCCAAGACCAAGAAAACCAAGGCTTTGATGTTGCTCGAGGGTCGAGGCATCAGACGAGATCACGCCCCCATCACCACGGCCTCGCCCAATCAAAAACCGCTGAAAGCAAAGCTGAGAGCTCCAGATAGAGACACGGGTCTGCCTGAGAAAGACTCCACCTACAAAGCACCAATGCTGGCTAAGGAGAAGGCAGACAGTCGGGGAGGTGGTGGAAGAGGACAGGAGGTGGACACCAGAGAGgagaaagttaaaaaagaagaacgaaaggaggtggagaaaagaaaggagagaaagatgaaagaagAGTCTCACAgtagcagcagctcagagtcagaagaagaaggtgacaaagggaagatgaagaaaaagaagaaatgcacCTCAAGctgctcgtcctcctcttcatcctgctctggttcctcctcatcttcttcatcatcttcatcctcttcctcttcttcctccactgaTGActcttcctgcagctctgatgAAGAGAGGACGACTTCACCTCCACCAGGCCCTGTCTCCCCACCTCCAGCACAGGACAAGTCAAAGGAGGAGActaaagaagaggaagaagaagaagaggaggaggaggaggaggaggaggaagaggaggtaaaggaggaggcagagataaaaatggaggaagaggaggaactaTCACCTCCCTCAGAGTCTCCCTCCCCGTCAACCTCTCCGTCTCCTGCTGCTCCCGCTCCCTCTAAACCCGGTAAACCAGCCACCGGGAAGGGCTCCGGCCAAAGGGGTCGTCCTCCGAAACCGAAGCCCATTGGAGGAGAGGGGAAAGTGGGGAGACCAAAGCGGAGAGAGGGGGTCCACCTCCCTACCACCAAGGAGCTGGCAAAACGTCAGAGGCTTCCCAGTGTCGAGAACAGGCCCAAAATCTCTGCTTTTCTTCCAGCCAGACAACTCTGGAAGTGGTTTGGGAAACCCACTCAG AGACGCGGTATGAAGGGCAAGGCGAAGAAGCTCTTCTATAAGGCCATTGTTCGTGGTCGAGAGATGATCCGCATCGGTGACTGCGCCGTGTTCCTGTCGGCCGGACGgcccaacctgcccttcatcgGCCGCATCCAGAGCATGTGGGAGTCCTGGGGCAGCAACATGGTGGTCAGGGTCAACTGGTTCTATCATCCAGAGGAGACGAATCCTGGAAAGAAACTCACTGACAAGAAG AACTGGGATCAGATGTGTGGTCAGTCTTTACCCGCAGCTCTGCACTCTTCTATCCAGAGGAAAGACTTCATGGAG CGCGCCCTGTACCAGTCGTCTCACAGCGATGAGAACGACGTGCAGACGGTCAGCCACAAGTGCCTGGTGGTGAGCGTGGACGAGTACGAGCAGATGACCCACACGCGCCGCTACGCCGACAGTGAAGACCTCTACTACCTGGCCGGCACTTACGAACCCACCACTGGCATGATCTTCAACACTGACGGAGTCCCGGTCAtctgctaa